From Candidatus Eremiobacteraceae bacterium, a single genomic window includes:
- a CDS encoding DUF1800 domain-containing protein has product MSSSVDQLTGTGDEFRPAGALTDFDGALAPYKGPWDARLAAHLLRRAGFGGSPSEIAAAASAGMNASVDRLVRIQPDSLPTQPDGDISFDFGPTADKRQRQRAYLATQLWYVNRLLQTPNPLRERMVYFWSNHFTSGLAQDGITPQQMVDQYNLFARYALGNYAELTHEISKDGAMLLYLNNAQNRAQHPNENYARELMELFTLGVGNYSEQDVRESARAFTGWTVLRKQNDAVMFVPRLHDNGTKTFLGRTGDLMGDDIVDIIMAQGATPQYMAHKFARNFIYDNPEPGLVDALAVRFRANGYDVARLMSLILRSNIFYSDRAYRALIKSPIELVIGAHKMLGATMVEPLALGAMDRMGQTVMRPPNVAGWPGGAMWLNTGTLLARVNYLNQLALAKGNPAAAAAPAGGDMTMMMVDNPAAAYKMAANVADPTQWIAGINSADPGQVADRVLWMSVQADVTPQQRLTILNYLSTDAAGDKTALSMENIDEKVRGAMSLAFALPTFQLA; this is encoded by the coding sequence ATGAGCTCAAGCGTAGACCAATTGACCGGCACCGGCGACGAATTCCGGCCGGCCGGCGCCTTGACCGACTTCGACGGGGCATTGGCGCCCTATAAGGGCCCGTGGGACGCGCGGCTTGCAGCCCACCTGCTGCGGCGCGCGGGTTTCGGCGGATCGCCGTCCGAGATCGCCGCGGCCGCATCCGCCGGCATGAATGCATCGGTCGACCGGCTCGTGCGCATCCAGCCCGACTCGCTGCCGACGCAACCCGATGGCGACATCTCCTTCGACTTCGGCCCGACCGCCGACAAGCGCCAGCGCCAGCGCGCGTACCTCGCCACCCAACTGTGGTACGTCAACCGGCTGCTGCAGACGCCCAATCCCTTGCGCGAGCGCATGGTGTATTTCTGGAGCAACCATTTCACCAGCGGCCTGGCGCAAGACGGCATCACGCCCCAACAGATGGTCGACCAGTACAATCTTTTCGCGCGCTACGCGCTGGGCAACTACGCCGAGCTGACGCACGAGATCTCCAAAGACGGCGCCATGCTGCTGTACCTCAACAACGCGCAGAACCGCGCGCAACATCCCAACGAGAACTACGCGCGCGAGCTCATGGAGCTATTCACCCTGGGCGTCGGCAATTACAGCGAACAGGACGTGCGCGAAAGCGCGCGCGCGTTCACCGGCTGGACGGTCCTGCGCAAGCAGAACGACGCGGTCATGTTCGTGCCGCGGCTCCACGACAACGGCACCAAGACGTTCTTGGGCCGCACCGGGGATTTGATGGGCGACGACATCGTCGACATCATCATGGCGCAAGGCGCCACGCCGCAGTACATGGCGCACAAATTCGCGCGCAACTTCATCTACGACAATCCCGAGCCGGGGCTGGTCGACGCGTTGGCCGTGCGCTTCCGCGCGAACGGTTACGACGTCGCCAGGCTGATGTCGCTGATCCTGCGATCGAACATCTTCTACTCCGACCGCGCGTACCGCGCGCTCATCAAGAGCCCGATCGAACTGGTCATCGGCGCGCACAAGATGCTCGGCGCCACGATGGTCGAGCCGCTTGCCTTGGGTGCCATGGACCGCATGGGCCAGACCGTGATGCGCCCGCCCAATGTGGCCGGCTGGCCGGGCGGAGCGATGTGGTTGAACACCGGCACGCTGCTCGCGCGCGTCAACTATCTCAACCAGCTGGCGCTGGCCAAGGGCAATCCCGCCGCTGCCGCTGCGCCGGCCGGCGGCGACATGACGATGATGATGGTCGACAATCCGGCCGCCGCGTACAAGATGGCGGCGAACGTCGCCGACCCGACGCAGTGGATCGCGGGCATCAACTCGGCCGATCCCGGTCAGGTGGCCGATCGCGTGTTGTGGATGTCGGTCCAGGCCGACGTCACGCCGCAGCAGCGCCTGACCATTCTGAACTACCTTTCCACCGATGCTGCCGGCGACAAGACGGCGCTGTCGATGGAGAACATCGACGAAAAGGTCCGCGGTGCGATGAGCCTCGCGTTCGCGCTGCCGACCTTCCAACTCGCCTGA
- a CDS encoding DUF1501 domain-containing protein — protein sequence MTNRRQFLVQSVGGFAGFLSIDSIFARAARAAVESPAASSGSARTLVVVNLQGGNDGLNTVVPYGDPTYYRMRPTINIPQEQIVKLDSMMGLNPSLAPLKALYDQQRVAILQGVHYPNPNLSHFRSTEIWQTAAPEKYVDTGWAGRYLDAEGKGQTPNLFAGVAVGPVLPKVMVAERTDVPTISDARAFKFNGTRDEQAQADKILGGDGYKYPFQSPYLQLVQDVETHAHAAANELPHLVSGYKPAVDYPKTPFAAGLNLIAGVVAANVGTKVFYISLGSFDTHVGQRVQQDRLLDQFATGMAAFYQDLAAHNADGTVLTMTFSEFGRRVGENANRGTDHGTAAPMFLIGGNAKGGIYGDHPSLTDLDYGNLKWHTDFRQVYATVLERWLGIGSAPILGSQFDTLTVV from the coding sequence ATGACCAACAGACGGCAATTCCTGGTCCAAAGCGTCGGCGGCTTCGCCGGCTTCCTCTCGATCGACTCGATCTTCGCGCGGGCGGCGAGGGCGGCGGTGGAGTCGCCTGCTGCCTCTTCCGGGTCGGCGCGCACGCTGGTCGTCGTCAACCTGCAGGGCGGCAACGACGGGCTCAACACGGTGGTGCCGTACGGGGATCCGACCTACTATCGCATGCGCCCGACGATCAACATCCCGCAGGAGCAGATCGTCAAGCTCGACAGCATGATGGGACTCAATCCTTCGCTCGCCCCGCTCAAGGCGCTCTACGACCAGCAGCGCGTGGCGATTCTGCAAGGCGTGCACTATCCCAATCCCAATCTGTCGCACTTCCGCTCGACCGAGATCTGGCAGACCGCCGCGCCGGAGAAGTACGTCGACACCGGTTGGGCCGGACGCTATCTGGATGCCGAGGGCAAGGGGCAGACGCCCAACTTGTTCGCGGGCGTCGCGGTGGGCCCGGTGTTGCCCAAAGTGATGGTCGCCGAGCGCACGGACGTGCCGACGATCTCCGATGCGCGCGCGTTCAAGTTCAACGGCACGCGCGACGAACAGGCGCAGGCCGACAAGATCCTGGGCGGCGACGGTTACAAGTATCCGTTCCAAAGCCCGTATCTGCAGCTGGTACAGGACGTCGAGACGCACGCGCACGCGGCGGCCAACGAACTGCCGCACCTGGTGTCGGGCTACAAGCCGGCGGTCGATTATCCGAAGACGCCGTTCGCGGCGGGTTTGAACCTCATCGCCGGCGTGGTGGCGGCGAACGTCGGCACGAAGGTCTTCTACATCTCTCTGGGCAGTTTCGACACGCACGTCGGCCAGCGCGTGCAGCAAGACCGCCTGCTCGATCAGTTCGCGACCGGCATGGCCGCGTTCTATCAGGACCTGGCCGCGCACAACGCGGACGGCACGGTGCTAACGATGACGTTCTCCGAGTTCGGCCGCCGCGTGGGCGAGAACGCCAATCGCGGCACCGACCACGGCACGGCGGCGCCGATGTTCCTCATCGGCGGCAACGCCAAGGGCGGCATCTACGGCGACCACCCGAGCCTCACCGATCTGGACTACGGCAACCTCAAGTGGCACACCGACTTCCGCCAGGTGTACGCAACCGTGCTCGAGCGCTGGCTGGGCATCGGCTCCGCGCCGATCCTGGGCTCGCAGTTCGACACGCTGACCGTCGTGTAG
- a CDS encoding DUF5069 domain-containing protein: protein MDLTKEIPRSPNDRLLGIPMLPRTIDKARAALAGTLGEYVYGYESSFDKSLLDFLGLTPEQFLDGVRSSPDDAAMLRWLQSRVPDLTPARIDTFAKVFTNDGDDDAERARFAERRAKLPPQVQAKVKGWVDLLDVSEGRIT from the coding sequence ATGGATCTGACCAAGGAAATTCCGCGCAGTCCGAACGACCGGCTGCTTGGCATCCCCATGTTGCCGCGCACGATCGACAAAGCGCGCGCCGCGCTGGCCGGAACGCTCGGCGAGTATGTCTACGGATACGAAAGCAGCTTCGATAAGTCGCTGCTCGACTTTCTCGGCCTCACACCCGAGCAGTTTCTCGACGGTGTCCGCTCGTCGCCCGACGACGCCGCGATGCTGCGCTGGCTGCAAAGCCGGGTGCCGGACCTGACGCCTGCACGCATCGACACGTTCGCGAAGGTGTTCACCAACGACGGTGACGACGATGCCGAGCGCGCGCGCTTCGCCGAGCGACGGGCGAAGCTGCCGCCGCAGGTTCAAGCCAAAGTCAAAGGTTGGGTGGACCTGCTCGACGTGAGCGAAGGCCGCATCACCTAG
- a CDS encoding PQQ-dependent sugar dehydrogenase, with the protein MVKSRNGAVEFIRPLIAFLALCVALAGCTARAAVPVGQLHVPLGFTISIVSSRVPTARFLAVAPNGDVVVSELGRDRVVAISPGMAPDAEPKVVISGLPVAHGLVFHGDDLYVASWSGVTKLHYPPAEGAPHETLFSNMPEGGVHNHRAIAIAADGTIFVSSGSTCNVCAETDPRFATVLRYDAEGGNGRIYAFGLRNASGLAFDDAGRLWAVVNGRDNIGDDLPPDEVDQIVDGGNYGWPYCYAGDGDRVPNPEYKDPTKCVGTQPSALNLQAHSAPLQIAFYHGSQFPARYRGALFVAYHGSWDRSVKTGYKVVAVFFKNGRPDHVEDFATGWLSENQSVSGRPVGVAVGQDGSLYVSDDLSGSIYRITYKG; encoded by the coding sequence ATGGTTAAGAGCAGAAATGGAGCGGTCGAATTCATTCGACCGCTCATCGCGTTCCTCGCCCTTTGCGTCGCCCTCGCCGGTTGCACCGCACGCGCGGCGGTGCCTGTCGGTCAACTCCACGTTCCGCTCGGATTCACCATCTCGATCGTGTCGAGCAGGGTGCCCACCGCGCGCTTCCTGGCGGTCGCACCGAACGGCGATGTCGTCGTGTCCGAGCTAGGACGCGACCGTGTCGTCGCGATTTCTCCCGGAATGGCACCCGACGCAGAACCTAAAGTGGTGATCAGCGGGCTGCCGGTCGCCCATGGCCTTGTATTTCACGGCGACGATCTCTACGTGGCGTCGTGGTCGGGTGTGACCAAGTTGCACTATCCTCCAGCCGAAGGGGCGCCGCACGAGACGCTGTTCTCGAACATGCCCGAAGGCGGAGTGCACAATCACCGCGCCATCGCGATCGCCGCCGACGGCACGATCTTCGTCTCGAGCGGCTCGACGTGCAACGTCTGCGCCGAAACCGACCCGCGCTTTGCGACCGTCCTGCGCTACGACGCGGAGGGCGGCAACGGCCGCATCTATGCGTTTGGCTTGCGCAACGCGTCGGGCCTCGCGTTCGACGACGCCGGCAGATTGTGGGCCGTTGTCAACGGGCGCGATAACATCGGCGACGACCTGCCGCCCGACGAAGTGGACCAGATCGTGGACGGTGGGAACTACGGCTGGCCCTACTGCTATGCCGGCGACGGTGATCGCGTACCCAATCCCGAGTATAAGGATCCGACCAAGTGCGTGGGCACGCAGCCGTCCGCGCTGAATCTCCAGGCGCACTCCGCGCCGCTGCAGATCGCGTTCTACCACGGCTCGCAGTTTCCGGCGCGTTATCGCGGGGCGCTGTTCGTCGCCTACCACGGCTCCTGGGACCGCTCGGTGAAGACCGGATACAAAGTGGTAGCCGTCTTCTTCAAGAACGGCCGGCCCGATCACGTCGAAGATTTCGCGACTGGTTGGCTCAGCGAGAACCAGAGCGTCAGCGGACGCCCGGTGGGCGTGGCGGTCGGCCAGGACGGATCGCTCTACGTCAGCGACGATCTGAGCGGCTCGATCTACCGCATCACCTACAAAGGATAG
- a CDS encoding PQQ-dependent sugar dehydrogenase, with protein MALNLLPGFKITMVAENVPGARFMTVAPNGDLIISETGNGQVVAIKAGAPYDAPPTVLASGLQRPHGLGFHGNDLYIATWTGFSVIKNYPAGTTTQTLYNGLPQNGDHNNRSLAIAPDGSIFESSGSDTNLGNEGSQILATIIHANGDGSNPQIYATGVRNGSGLAFDQSGQLWMVVNQRDDLPPNHTDLPVDEFDKVVAGGNYGWPQCYPDLTGARQINPDLATPAPNCNGQLPTTQPLQAHSAPLGIVFYYGSMFPATYKGGAFVAFHGSWDRSPPTGYKVVFVPFAGGVPGAPMDFVSGWLTPGNSVTGRPVGLAVGPDGSLYISDDSNGYIYRVTYG; from the coding sequence ATGGCACTGAATCTGCTCCCGGGCTTCAAGATCACGATGGTGGCGGAAAACGTGCCGGGCGCGCGTTTCATGACCGTCGCGCCCAACGGCGACCTGATCATCTCGGAAACCGGCAACGGCCAGGTCGTAGCGATCAAGGCGGGCGCGCCATACGACGCGCCTCCGACCGTGCTTGCCAGTGGGCTACAGCGGCCCCACGGGCTCGGTTTTCACGGCAACGATCTTTATATCGCGACCTGGACCGGCTTCAGCGTGATCAAGAACTATCCGGCCGGCACCACGACCCAGACGCTGTATAACGGCCTGCCGCAAAACGGCGATCACAACAACCGCTCGCTGGCGATCGCTCCCGACGGAAGCATCTTCGAATCGTCGGGTTCGGATACGAACCTCGGCAACGAGGGCTCGCAGATCTTGGCGACGATCATCCACGCCAACGGCGACGGCTCGAACCCGCAGATCTACGCGACCGGCGTGCGCAACGGCAGCGGCCTCGCGTTCGATCAGAGCGGACAACTGTGGATGGTCGTCAATCAGCGCGACGATCTCCCTCCGAACCACACCGATCTTCCGGTTGACGAATTCGATAAGGTCGTCGCCGGCGGTAACTACGGGTGGCCGCAGTGCTATCCGGACCTGACCGGCGCGCGCCAGATCAACCCCGACCTCGCGACGCCTGCGCCCAACTGCAACGGACAGCTGCCGACGACGCAGCCGCTGCAGGCGCATTCCGCGCCGCTCGGCATCGTGTTCTATTACGGCTCGATGTTCCCGGCCACATATAAGGGCGGCGCGTTCGTCGCGTTCCACGGGTCGTGGGATCGCTCGCCGCCAACCGGGTACAAGGTCGTCTTCGTGCCGTTCGCCGGCGGCGTGCCCGGTGCGCCGATGGATTTCGTCTCGGGCTGGCTGACGCCGGGCAACTCGGTCACCGGCCGTCCCGTCGGGCTGGCGGTCGGACCAGATGGTTCGCTGTACATCAGCGACGACTCAAATGGGTATATCTATCGCGTCACCTATGGTTAA
- a CDS encoding type VI secretion system tube protein Hcp gives MRFRTFTASLALMSLAIIEPALPATAPPSMSPSKSLNVDKLQPVNACEPGPGSGDMLVLPGQPGIPLISVVVDPAVTSSMNSMTGLPGGRRQRGEITLTKAADSASPKLFSLASTNESLPTVKLTLRKAGGPSSSSIVYTLSQAAVKDMEITRSGPSAPATERIVLTYESVAWCSTHLSEK, from the coding sequence ATGCGCTTCCGCACGTTTACAGCTTCGCTCGCGCTGATGTCGCTGGCGATCATCGAGCCGGCACTCCCGGCCACGGCCCCGCCATCAATGTCGCCGTCGAAATCGTTGAACGTCGACAAGCTGCAGCCGGTCAACGCCTGCGAACCCGGTCCTGGGTCGGGCGACATGCTCGTCCTACCAGGCCAGCCGGGGATACCGTTGATTTCTGTGGTCGTCGATCCGGCCGTGACGTCGTCGATGAACTCGATGACGGGCCTGCCGGGCGGCAGGCGCCAGCGCGGCGAGATCACGCTAACCAAAGCGGCGGATAGCGCGTCGCCGAAGCTCTTCAGCCTGGCGTCGACAAATGAGTCGCTGCCGACGGTCAAACTGACGCTGCGCAAAGCCGGCGGCCCATCGAGTAGCTCCATCGTCTATACGCTCTCACAAGCAGCCGTCAAGGATATGGAGATCACCCGTTCGGGTCCGTCTGCGCCGGCCACCGAGAGGATCGTTCTCACCTATGAGTCGGTCGCATGGTGCTCGACGCACCTGTCAGAGAAATAG
- a CDS encoding HhH-GPD-type base excision DNA repair protein has product MTGERLMADKVRRTMAKSLYPFTPNDAANELLAKDGTALLIGLCLEQQVRTEKAMSGPYELRRRLGTIDAKKIAAIPPARLDKVFRESPAIHRYPGMMAKRVRALCATIAKEYGGKGARVWEGTTDAEQVYERMLALPGFGKAKATAAVRILGQFGGVKLPGWRKYSCDADMPWVIKNGKRA; this is encoded by the coding sequence GTGACGGGAGAACGGCTCATGGCGGACAAAGTGCGCCGCACCATGGCAAAGTCCTTGTATCCGTTCACGCCCAACGATGCCGCGAATGAGCTGCTCGCCAAAGACGGCACGGCGCTGCTGATCGGGTTGTGCCTCGAACAGCAAGTGCGCACCGAGAAGGCGATGAGCGGTCCATACGAGCTGCGTCGCCGGCTCGGCACGATCGACGCGAAGAAGATCGCGGCGATACCGCCGGCGCGCCTCGACAAAGTGTTCCGCGAAAGCCCCGCGATCCATCGCTATCCCGGCATGATGGCCAAGCGCGTGCGCGCGCTGTGCGCGACGATCGCAAAGGAGTACGGCGGCAAAGGCGCGCGCGTGTGGGAAGGCACGACTGACGCGGAGCAGGTCTACGAGCGCATGCTCGCGCTGCCTGGGTTCGGCAAGGCCAAGGCGACGGCGGCAGTGCGTATCCTCGGCCAATTCGGCGGCGTGAAGCTCCCCGGCTGGCGCAAGTACTCGTGCGACGCCGACATGCCGTGGGTCATCAAGAACGGCAAACGCGCCTAA
- a CDS encoding DUF885 domain-containing protein — protein MSRSPVTRGAFVRGALCVMLVVAACAPFSTATRAAQTGSDAFQKLVERYVAESEARDPLFADSIGVHTYDDKLPDYSPSGRADTDAWEAAWRTQFAGLDSAKLTLGERADLRALLDQIDADQLEAKTIRPYETDPSIYTGAIGDAVYELTSRDYAPLEQRLQSVATRIRSIPDLVRAAEASLSHPTRVAAELAVQQNQGNIDLYSRDLPALAKSASAQTQAMLEADLPAAIASLKDFQTFLAGPLLGQADANPRVGAAVFDEELRLVDGTDTPRDVLVARARADFDRTRREMLRLATPLYHKLLHEEPPLESTEDAQIDAIVRPVLDKLADHHPARDAVLATAKSDLAGIQSFLERDPVVPLPVPDTLHVAPTPEFLAGVTGAGLDPPGPFTPLAGSYYYIDEIPASWSAQRVASYLRENNDYEMRILSIHEAIPGHYVQYRYNALTPSLVRRVWPNGSFVEGWAVYGEGMMLDAGYGGGDVALRLFQLKWRLREYANAIIDAEYHAGDLSEQQCMRLLAQAFQEPAEAQTKWHRLELSHDQLSSYFVGLDAISQARFAHPGSVAAFNKSLLGMGSVEPRFIEALLNASP, from the coding sequence ATGAGCCGTTCTCCCGTCACGCGCGGCGCCTTTGTGCGCGGTGCGCTGTGCGTCATGCTCGTCGTGGCCGCGTGTGCGCCATTCTCCACAGCGACGCGCGCCGCGCAGACGGGTTCCGATGCGTTTCAAAAACTTGTCGAACGGTATGTCGCTGAATCCGAAGCTCGCGATCCGCTCTTCGCCGACAGCATCGGCGTGCATACCTATGATGACAAACTGCCCGACTACTCGCCCAGCGGCCGCGCCGATACCGATGCGTGGGAGGCCGCTTGGCGCACCCAGTTCGCAGGGCTCGACAGCGCCAAGTTGACGCTTGGCGAGCGCGCGGATCTGCGCGCGCTGCTCGACCAGATCGACGCCGATCAGCTTGAGGCAAAGACGATCCGCCCGTACGAGACGGATCCTTCCATCTATACAGGGGCGATCGGCGATGCCGTCTACGAGCTCACGAGCCGCGACTACGCGCCGTTGGAGCAACGCCTGCAAAGCGTCGCGACGCGCATCCGTTCCATCCCGGATCTCGTGCGCGCGGCCGAGGCGTCGCTGTCGCATCCCACCCGCGTCGCCGCCGAGCTTGCCGTGCAGCAGAACCAGGGCAACATCGATCTGTACAGCCGCGACCTGCCGGCGCTGGCCAAGTCCGCATCGGCGCAGACCCAAGCGATGCTCGAAGCCGATCTGCCGGCCGCGATCGCGAGCCTCAAGGATTTCCAGACGTTCCTCGCGGGCCCGCTGCTCGGGCAGGCCGACGCCAACCCGCGCGTCGGCGCCGCGGTGTTCGACGAGGAGCTGCGGCTGGTCGACGGCACGGATACGCCGCGCGACGTGCTGGTCGCCCGCGCCCGCGCTGACTTCGACCGCACGCGAAGAGAGATGCTGCGGCTCGCCACGCCGCTGTACCACAAACTGCTGCATGAAGAGCCGCCGCTTGAGTCCACCGAAGACGCGCAGATCGACGCGATCGTGAGGCCGGTGCTCGACAAGCTAGCGGATCATCATCCGGCGCGCGACGCGGTGCTGGCGACGGCCAAGAGCGATCTCGCCGGCATCCAGTCGTTCTTGGAACGCGACCCGGTCGTGCCGCTGCCCGTGCCAGACACGCTGCACGTCGCACCGACCCCTGAGTTCTTAGCAGGCGTCACGGGCGCCGGGCTGGATCCGCCCGGCCCGTTCACGCCGCTGGCCGGATCCTACTACTATATCGATGAGATCCCGGCGTCGTGGTCAGCCCAGCGCGTCGCCTCGTATCTGCGAGAGAACAACGACTACGAGATGCGCATCCTTTCGATCCACGAAGCGATCCCGGGCCATTACGTGCAGTACCGCTACAACGCCCTGACGCCTTCCCTCGTGCGCCGCGTGTGGCCAAACGGTTCGTTCGTCGAAGGCTGGGCGGTGTACGGCGAAGGCATGATGCTCGACGCGGGGTACGGCGGCGGCGATGTTGCGCTGCGGTTGTTCCAATTGAAATGGCGCTTGCGCGAGTACGCCAACGCGATCATCGACGCCGAATACCATGCAGGCGATCTAAGCGAACAACAGTGCATGCGCTTGCTCGCGCAGGCCTTTCAGGAACCTGCGGAGGCCCAGACGAAGTGGCATCGCCTGGAGCTTTCGCACGATCAGTTATCGAGCTACTTCGTCGGACTCGACGCGATCAGCCAGGCGCGGTTCGCTCACCCGGGCAGCGTCGCCGCCTTCAATAAGAGCCTGTTGGGCATGGGCTCGGTCGAGCCGCGTTTCATCGAGGCGCTGCTGAACGCATCGCCGTAG
- a CDS encoding alpha/beta hydrolase-fold protein, which yields MSKRRGRIEVLKHVSRVLQGNASGDPYERDLPCYLPPDYDGGSARYPVIYFLAGFTGSGRMLLNVSAFDEAIDARLDRLIGSGAMPPIILAMPDCMTRFGGSQYTNSSATGRYEDYLVEELVPFVDQQLRTLPGRDHRGVTGKSSGGYGALRLAMRHPDVFGALGSHAGDAYFDYCYFLDFPKFVLGIQKYGGTVESFYQRFTDLPKKSEAFDVLNILAMAACYSPNPDAPLGIDVPVDLHTGEVRDAVWQRWLDNDPVRMAPEHADALRSMKTIFIDAGLRDEFQLQLGARVLCKRLDGLGVRYTYEEFDDGHMGIVYRYDRSLVQLSKALA from the coding sequence ATGTCAAAGCGACGAGGAAGAATCGAAGTTCTCAAACACGTTTCGCGCGTCCTCCAGGGCAACGCGTCGGGCGACCCATACGAACGCGACCTGCCGTGTTATCTGCCGCCCGACTACGATGGCGGCAGCGCGCGGTATCCGGTCATCTATTTCCTGGCCGGATTCACCGGCTCGGGCCGCATGCTGCTTAACGTCAGCGCGTTCGACGAAGCGATCGACGCGCGCCTCGATCGGCTCATCGGCTCGGGCGCGATGCCGCCCATCATCCTCGCCATGCCGGACTGCATGACGCGTTTCGGCGGCAGCCAGTACACCAATTCGTCGGCCACCGGCCGCTACGAGGATTACCTCGTCGAGGAACTGGTGCCGTTCGTGGACCAACAGCTGCGCACGCTGCCCGGCCGCGATCATCGCGGCGTGACCGGCAAGTCGAGCGGCGGCTACGGCGCGCTGCGTCTTGCGATGCGCCACCCCGATGTGTTCGGCGCGCTCGGCTCGCACGCCGGCGACGCGTACTTCGATTACTGCTACTTCCTGGATTTCCCCAAGTTCGTGCTCGGCATCCAGAAATACGGGGGTACCGTCGAGTCGTTCTACCAGCGCTTCACCGACCTGCCCAAGAAGAGCGAGGCGTTCGACGTGCTCAACATCCTCGCGATGGCTGCGTGCTACTCGCCCAACCCGGATGCACCGCTGGGCATCGATGTGCCCGTGGATCTGCATACCGGGGAAGTGCGCGACGCTGTGTGGCAGCGGTGGCTGGACAACGATCCCGTGCGCATGGCGCCCGAACATGCGGATGCGCTGCGCTCCATGAAGACCATCTTCATCGACGCCGGCCTGCGCGACGAATTCCAGCTGCAGCTTGGGGCGCGCGTCCTGTGCAAGCGCCTCGACGGGCTGGGCGTGCGCTATACGTACGAGGAGTTCGACGACGGCCATATGGGCATCGTGTATCGCTACGACCGCTCTTTGGTCCAGCTTTCAAAGGCCCTGGCGTAA
- a CDS encoding M20/M25/M40 family metallo-hydrolase → MIDRERMTSFVMELMRTDSLSKEEDKVAALLANALREIGAEVRVDDAGASVGGATGNVIARLPGTRPDAAPLLLNSHMDTVPPGRGVKPLREDGRIRSDGTTILGGDDKSGVAVIVEVLRTLRDRGLPHGDVEVAFTICEEIGLLGAKQLDLAGLRAREALVLDAPSPAELVVKAPSADRFEFTVHGVAAHAGMAPELGLSAVRVAAQAITAMPLGRIDAQTTSNVIITYGGGAVNVVPDRCVIAGEARSHDDAKLDSVTSAIRRSLQDAAAAATVTIDGTTTRAWLEERCEREYVRMDVAASTPLVKLVLDAARALSKPMETVTIGGGSDANVFNAKGMPAVILGTGMREIHTVNEWLDLGDFYACAEIVLQALTSRAA, encoded by the coding sequence ATGATCGACCGGGAACGCATGACGAGCTTCGTCATGGAGCTGATGCGCACGGACAGCCTTTCCAAAGAAGAGGACAAGGTCGCGGCGCTGCTCGCCAACGCATTGCGCGAGATCGGCGCCGAGGTGCGTGTCGACGACGCCGGCGCCAGCGTCGGCGGCGCGACGGGCAACGTGATCGCGCGCCTGCCGGGCACGCGTCCTGACGCCGCGCCGCTGCTGCTCAACTCGCATATGGACACGGTGCCGCCCGGCCGCGGCGTCAAACCGCTGCGCGAGGACGGGCGCATCCGCTCAGACGGCACGACCATCTTAGGCGGCGACGACAAGAGCGGCGTCGCGGTGATCGTCGAGGTGCTGCGCACGCTGCGCGATCGCGGTCTGCCGCACGGCGACGTCGAAGTCGCCTTCACCATCTGTGAAGAGATCGGCCTGTTGGGCGCCAAGCAGCTCGACTTGGCCGGCTTGCGCGCGCGTGAAGCGCTGGTGCTCGACGCACCGTCGCCCGCCGAGTTGGTGGTGAAGGCGCCATCGGCGGATCGCTTCGAATTCACGGTGCACGGAGTGGCAGCGCACGCCGGCATGGCGCCGGAGCTCGGGCTTTCCGCGGTGCGCGTGGCCGCGCAGGCGATCACGGCCATGCCGCTCGGACGCATCGACGCGCAGACGACCAGCAACGTCATCATCACGTACGGCGGCGGGGCGGTCAACGTCGTGCCTGACCGCTGCGTCATCGCCGGCGAAGCGCGCTCGCACGACGATGCGAAGCTCGATTCTGTCACATCCGCCATCCGGCGCAGCCTGCAGGACGCGGCCGCCGCCGCGACCGTCACGATCGACGGCACGACGACGCGCGCCTGGCTCGAGGAGCGCTGCGAGCGCGAGTACGTGCGCATGGACGTCGCTGCGAGCACGCCGCTGGTGAAACTCGTGCTCGATGCGGCGCGCGCCCTGAGCAAGCCCATGGAAACGGTCACCATCGGCGGCGGCTCGGACGCCAACGTCTTCAACGCCAAGGGCATGCCGGCCGTGATCCTGGGCACCGGCATGCGCGAGATCCACACGGTCAACGAATGGCTGGATCTCGGCGACTTCTACGCCTGCGCCGAGATCGTGCTGCAGGCGCTCACCTCGCGCGCGGCCTGA